The sequence TTTGCCAACCGGTGACGGCACCGACTCAAGTCCTCTCTGAGGTCTTCGCGGCCCCGACACAAATCTCGGACCGCCTCGTCCTCGGGCGTCGGAGGCTGAACCTCGGTCAGCAAGCCAGCCCGGAACAGTTCTGCCAGTTTCCGGGCATCCCGCCGATCCGTCTTGATCCGTTCGCCTGGCTTCCTCGGGATCAGAGACGGGGCCACGACCATGCAACTCCCAGACCCCGCTTCGACAATCTGGCGCTGCAGGGAATACCCCAACGCCCCCGCCTCGTAACAGAACCGCACCTCTCCAGGCGCCTGACGCTCGACCTTCCGAACCATCCGCCTCACACCCGTCGGCTCGTTCGCAATCTCCCAAGCAATCGGCACCCCCTCGCCGGGGAAGAGCATCGCAACCGCGATCGCCTTCTTGTGTGCGTCCAGCCCCACGAACGTGATACCTTTTTCCATGACCAGCTCCTTTCGTATGCGGCTCTGATGCCGCTAACAGGCGCATTAACCCGCGATTCTACGATCGCGAGCTGGTCACTCCATATTGTCTATCGGACCTGCCTCGGCGTCGGTTAGTGGTACCGTGGCATCCTGACTCGCCCACATGACGGGCGCTAGGGCCAGGAGGGCCGGAAGTAAGGCACGTGGAGCGTCGAGACCCCCGCCGACGTTTGGCGGACGCCGCGGGAAGCGTGAACGGCACATTCAGGACGCCGACTCCGATTCTCCGGATCGTAAGAAGCCGGCCATCCAGGGTCGCAGTTCTTGGCGGGCCGCGGTCTTCCCCGGCCCGCTCCCCCTGGGACCCACCTAGTTCTCGACGCGACGGTGGTAGAGGGCGAACTTGCCCGAGCGCTCTTGAAGCTCCCAGCCGTGCTCTTCGGGCCGGCTACCGAAGAAGGGGCGGAAGAGCTCGGGCCAGTCGCAGAGCCAGCGGACGCCCTGCTCATCCAGGTAACGCCAGATATCGTGCCGACGGCGCAGTGCTTCTGGATTCACCTTGCCGTCGAGATTCAGCACCCGGTCTCGGAAATAGCCCAGGGTCCCCGTCTGCAGGGCGGCCACCCATTCCTCGGGGGGGACCCGGCTCTCCACCAGCGTGAGCTGCCTCCGCACGAAGATGTTCCTCTCGATGATCGGCTCGCGGTACGACCGCAACACCTCGAAAGGCACCGAAGCGCCGAGCACGAGGAGAACGGCGGCGGCGGACCAAGGCCGGGCCCCGGCCAGGGCGAGCAGGGCGCGGGCCAGAAGGAGGACGACGAGGAGAAGGAGGGGCGCCAAATAGCGGGCGTAGAAATGGACGGCCCAGGACGAGAGGGGGTACCAAAGAGCCAGCATCAGAGACGAGAGGGCCAGGCAGCCGCTGAGGCCCAGGAGGTGCCGGCCCCGCTCCGCGCTCGCGAGGCGCCACTTCCTGACCTCGAAGCGGTGGACCCAGAAGAGGGCGAGCATGCCGACGAGGAGCAGGGCGCGGACTGCGTCCGCCTCCGGTCGTTCGTCTGCGTCGTGGAAGTAGATGGGCATCAGGTTGCGGAGAAGGGCCGTGGCCATGACCCCCAGCCGGCGGGCATCCAGAGCCCAGGCTTGCTCGGCGGCGCCGCTGGAGGGCAGCAGGGACCCGAACGCGAGGACGCTATAGAACCACCAAGGCGAGGAGATGAGAAAAGCAGTGGCGGCGGCGGTGGCCGCCGGTTGAAGCCGAGTCCGGGCCGGGCCGTCGCTCCTCAAGAGAAGGTAGGCGCAGGCGAGGATCACAAAGAACACGGCGTCGATGCGGCTCAGGACCGTGAGGCCGAGCAGGGAGCCGAGGACGGCGGGCTCGGCGGGGGTCTCTAGGGCGTGGGTCTGGGCATAGCGGAGGACGACGGAGTAGCTCAAGAGGAGGCAGCCGGTCTCGAGGCCGTTGAAGTGGTGGCCGAACACGGGAAAAAGGCTCAGGTAGAGCGTGGCCGCGCACCACGGAGCCAACCGCCGTCCCCGTGCGTCACGGGGGTCGAGGGCGTCACGCAGGATCCCACCCAGCACGGCTGCGGTCGCCACGTAGAAGAGCCAGTGGAGGGCGAGAAAGAGGCGCACACCCAAGATGCGGTCGGGGCCGGCCAGGACAAAGACGGGGACGGACAGGAACGTGAACAGGGGCTGGAAGCCGTTGGTGGGGGTGCGACCGTCCACGGAGATGCCCCGGCCGCCGGCAATGTTACGGGCAATGGTCATCGAGTAGTAGCCGTCCTCGGAGAGGGGCGGATGGAGGAGAAGGCTCTTCTCCCGAAAGCTCAGGCTCAGGGTCAGAAGGGCTAGGAGGAGGGCCAGGCCCATAAGGACGCGCAAAAGAACGAGATCGGGGCCAGGCGTCTTCGGCGATGCGTCAGGGGGCGGGGTCGACGATTCCAAGGGGCGAGACTCCTGGTTGAGCGGGGCCCGAATGCCGAGGTTAACATGGCGGGGCATGGCGGGGCGGATCCGGGTTCTCAATCGCATCGTCGTCTTCGTGCCCTGTCTTCTCTTGCTTGGGCAAGACCTGGGCCGGCGCATCGACGGCGCGCACACCTTCCGGCAGGCCCACGTCGCGGCCAACATCGAAAAGTACCTGGCCCAAGGCCTCTCCTTGCGGCCGGCCACCTACAACCTCGATATTCCGTACTCCCTTTTCGATTTTCCGCTCTACCAGTTGGCGGTGGCCGCCCTCTGCGGCCTGCTGGGGAGCCCCGTCCTCGTGACCGCTCGCGTCGTGAACATCTCGCTCTTCGCGGTCTGTTGCTTTCTTCTGGAGCGGCTCCTCGCGCGGTGCCGTGTCCACCCCCGACAGGCGCTCTTCTGCCTCGGCCTCTTCCTGGCCGCACCGCTGAATCTGTTCTACTTCTCGAACCCTATGGTGGACGGGCTGGCGGTGCTCCTGTCCTTCCTCTCGCTCCTTGCCTTCGTCGGTTGGGAGGAGACGGCGACGGGTGGGGTGGGCCTCTGGGTGCTCATGGTGGTGGCGGGCGTGCTCAGCACACTGGTCAAGAATCCCGTCTTCCTTCCCGTCTGCCTGGCCATGGCCTCCCAGGTGGTCGTGCGGCGAGGATGGCGCTCCCTGCTGCGGCCGGGCCTCATCTCCTTCGGGGCCGCGATTGTGGCCGCGATTCTGATTTTCAAGCTCTACTCGAATCGGGTGAACGGCGTCGCGAGCTTCTGGGCGCGCGGGGAGGCGGAGGCAAACTTCGGTCTCCTAAGGGAGGGCCTCCAGCTCGAGAACTGGCAAGGCATCATCCACAGCCTCGGATTCCTGACCCTCAATCCCTGGACGGGCGCCCTGGCTCTCTTCGGTGCTCTCGCGTATCTGCGCCGAGGAAGCCCGCGTTACCGAGGCCTCTTCCTGGGGCTCCTGCTCGGTATGGTGGTGACGGTTCTCGTCTTCTTCAGCCGCAACCGCCCGCACAGCTACTATCAGCTCCCGTTTGCCTTCACTCTCTGCTTCTTCGCGGGCTATGGCCTCCACCGAATGGCGGTCCAGATCCGAGCCGCCTGGCCCCGCCCCGGGCGCGCAGCGGTCGGCCTGGCCATCGTGGGCGCGGCCGCGGTCACGTGGGCCTACTCCAGGGTGGGTTACGGGGAGCTAACCGCGCCTACGATCGACGAGATCGCGGCCCGCGGCGAGGCGATACGGGAGTGGACCGATCCCGCGGATTTCGTCATCTACCTTGTCGACTCCGAGCCCGAGGACTGGAACCCGTCGTATCTGTACTTCGCAAAGCGAGACGGCTACAACGTCCCCCGTTCGGACTTCTCCGCCACCACCCTCATGAGCGTCTACCGGAGTTACGAGCGCCGATACCGCCGCGTCTTCGTTGCCTGCCCTGCGCGCCCGAGGATTCTCTCCCTCCGGCTGGAAGGGTGGGGCCTCCCCTTGGCCGCGGCGGGCGCAAGCGGAAGGCTCTACCGTATGCAGGACCCTCCTCCTCCGGGGGCACCTTAAGGTGCTGTGCGGCGGAAGGGGGCGATCGGAGCGTCGCCCTCGGCGTCAGAGCGCCGCCTCGTCGATTCCCTCCCGACCGAACGAATAACCCTCTAGGGTCGATCGGACGGGCAGGACATGGCTTGCGATAGCGAGGAGGTGCAGACCGAGCAGCCCCTGAAGGTCTCGCCATAAGCGAAAGCCCCCGCCCTCACCTCGCCCGCCCCCGTGACCACCACGACGTTCTCCTGAAACTGGCAGAAGGCTCCCGAGCAGGTGCCTCGACAGCAGCCCGCCCCGGCGGCGGCGAAGAGGGCTCCATGCATCAGCGTCCCCGTGGCCTCCGGTCCGACGGAGAAGATGAGAGGAGTCAGCACGAAGGGGCTGCTGGGGGAGCAGTTCCCCGTGAGCACGGTGTGCTCGACGCGTACGGCGCTGACGGACACGCTGCTCCGGGCCGCGTTCCTGAGGTTGACGGTCAGGAAGACGTTGTCGGTGCAGCTGATGTTGGAGCTCGCTTGCGGCGAGTCAACGGTGGCCGAGAGATCGGCGAGGGTCGCGGGAGGCGGGGTGAGGGTCGTCGGCGGTGTGGAGCTGCCCTTGCCCCCCGCGGCCACCGCAACAATCGCGGCCGCCCCCGCTCCAACACCGAGAAGGATGAGGCCGGTGTGCCCCCCTCCTTTCTTCTCTGGGGTGGCGGCGGCAGTCACGGGGGCGGGGGCCGGGGTGGGGGTTGCGGCGACAGGCTTGGTTTCCGCCTTGGCCTTCTCTTCCCCCTCCTTCTTGGCTTCCTCGAAGAACTGGATAATGTTGGGGGGGAACTCCTTCGGGCTCAGGGTCAGGGCCCGGTCGGCCTTCCAGGCAGCCAGAAACTTGGCCCGGGCCGTCTCTTGCTGGGCCAGGCCGACGTAGGCGATAGCGAGATAGGTGTAGGCGCGAGCCAACTCCTTCGCCTGGCCCTGCTGACCAGAGAGACGCTTGACCACTCCGTCCAGGGTGATGAGGGCGACGTCGAAGTCCCCTTCCCGGACTTGGCGGATACCGGTCGCCATGTCGGCGTCCGCCGCGCCGGACTGGCCGGGGGCAAGTTGCGGGGGCCAGCCCAAGCCCGCGACCAAGCAGATAACGAGGATTCTCCGTACCACCGTGCACTCCTTTCAGAAACGCCCCAAGGGAGGCTCGTTGAGCCACGTGGCCTACTTGGGGAATGCCTCCTTGGTGAGGTCCACTTGAAGCTTGGTTGTCTCACCGGAATGGATGGTTACCTTTCGCCGAAAGGGAAGGTAATCCGGATGCGACAGCTTGATGGCGTGGGCTCCCGCGGGGAGGGAGAGGGGCTTCAGGGGGGGCGAGATCCCGACCTTCGAGCCATCCACCTCGACCTCAGCCCAAGGAACGACCAGGAGTTGAAGCGTGCCCGTCTGAACCGCTCCCTCTTGGGGTCCAACGCCCGCGTCTCTTAGGCCCGGGCTGGGCAAGGTCGCAGCCGGGCTGCCGCTGACGGGCAGGGAGGCGGTGGTCGCCCGGGGAGGCGCCGCCGGCAGCGCCGGCGTCGACGTGGGAGATGGCCCCGGATTGCCGGCAACGGCCGGTGCGGCCGGGGGCCGGGTGGCGGGCCCGGCGCGGGCGATGGTGAAGGCGGTCGTGGGTGAGAACGATCCCTCATGGCCGTCCTTGCCCACGGCGGCCACGCGCCAGTAATACTTTCCGGCGGCAAGGCTGCTCAGCGGGAGGGTCGTGTCGTGGACTTCCCGACGGTCCACGAGGGGGTTTGAAAAACCCGGCCCCCGATCGAGCAGGAGGTGGTAGACGGCGGCGCCCGAAACGGGCCGCCATGCCACGGACGTGACGGTTCGCGGGGGGTCGCCGTAGAGGAGCTCGGCTTTGTCGAGGGGAGCAAGCGGTACGGGGGCTTCCAACGTCGCCGCCAACGACGGCTCGGGGGCGGCGACCGCGCTGACGAGGGGCCCCGCTCGGTCGATGGGCGGGGAGGCGGCCGGGGGCTCGACCGGGCGCGCCCCCCGCATCCACAACACGGCGCCAAGCACGAAAAGGCCCAGGGCCGCCGCCGCGCCGACGCGCACGGCCCGGGGATAGGCTGGAGTGGGGGTTTGCGACGGGAGGGCTCGTGGACGCGAGACCGCAGGCGGTGGGGCAGGGGGAGCCGGCGTGCCTGTCGACGGGCGAGAAAGCGAGGTGCCGGTGGAGGGCGGAATCACGGTCGGGATGGCCGTTGGCACCGGCGTGGTCATAGGCACCGTCTCCTCAATGAGCAGTGGTGCCACGGCCGCCTGCCTGGGGGTGGCCGGCGACGCCACCGTCACGTCCACGGAGGATTGCCCCTCGGCACGGCGGAGGGCCTCGCCGAACTCCCGCGCGTTCTGGAAGCGTTCCTGGGGCGCCTTGGCCAAGGCCTTCCTCAGGACCGGCAGCACGGCCCTCGGCAGCTCAGACCTCTCGTCGAGGGGAGGGGCGTCATGGATCTGCTTGAGGAGTGTGGCCAGGGGCGTGTCGCTGCGGAAGGGGACATCGGCCGTGAACAATTCAAATGTCACGATTCCCAGGGCGTAGACATCGCTGCGTCCGTCAACCCTTCCCCCCTGGGCTTGCTCGGGGCTCATGTATTCGGGGGTGCCGACGACGTCTCCCGTGGCCGTCGCCCCCGTCGCCCCCGACTCAAAGCTCTTGGCGATCCCGAAATCCATGAGCTTTACGATGCCTCGGGTATTGCGCATGACGTTCGGGGTCTTGAGATCCCGATGGATGATGCCTTCGGTGTGGATCGCGTGGAGGGCGTCGGCGATCTGCAGGGCTACGGTGTAGGCTTCCGATGGTGGGAGCCGACCCCTCTCGCGAAGGATTCGCTTAAAGTCCACCCCGTCGACGTACTCCATCACGATGTAGCTGAGCGGGCCCTCCTTGCCGAACTCGTGGATGCGGCACACGTTGGGATGGCTCACCCGCCGCGCGAGCTTGATCTCGGAGCGAAAGCGCTTGGTGAGTCCGGGGGAGGTGGCGGCTTCCGGACGCAGCACTTTGATGGCTACGATCTCGTCCAGCTCGACGTCGTGGGCCTTGTAGACCATGCCCATGCCACCCTTGCCCAGGGGGCTCAGAACCTTATAGCGGGAGGCGAGAAGCAACCCCTCGGTAAGGACAAAAAGTCCCTTGCCACACCGGAAGCAGTTCTCGGCTGACTGCTCGTTCTCCGCTTGGCAGGAAGGACAGAGCATTGCGCTTAGAGGAACCTGAAAATGATAGGTCTCGCGAGCAGGGTTTGCAAGGGCGTGTAGGCACTCACGCCCGCGCTCCCGGCAGTCAGGGGCGGATTTAGGGTCGTGCCTGCGTGGTCGGGGGAGTCGAGGGCGTGGTCTCTCCCGCATGGAGGAGGGCGTGAACGGGCGACGGCGGCATGAAATGCGAGGGGGGCGGCAGCGCAGGCCAGAAAGGCCGGTCAACGCCGGTTTCTAGTTTGCCGAACGGGCCCTTGGCCTCCCATGGAGGGGACCCCGTGGAAGGACTGCCACGCTCCCACAACCCCACCCGGGGGGGAGGACCGGTGGTTCAGACCGCCTGCGGCGCGTGGGCCTGCCCCGAGAAGTGCGTCCTGCATTCCTTGCCACCGCCGCTCCATCGCGTCCACCTGGGACGGCTCGGGACTCCAGTACGAGAGCCAGATGTTGAGCGAGGTTCGGCCCGTGAAGCGGTCGGCGGCGACGCGCAGCAAGCTGTCGTCGAGGCCGGACACCGTGCCCGAAAAGTCCCAGGGAGGGTTGCATTGGACGACGCGTCCCTCGAAGACGTCGTCCTGGGCGGAGCGGATCCGGTAGCGCTCTCCTTCCCGCAGGCCCTCCAGCCGGCCCTCTCGGCGAGGCCCTCGGGCCCGCTGACGCGCGACCAGGGTTCCTGCAGCTCCAGCTTGGTGCTGGCCCGGGCCCGGGCCATGCGTCGGTCCTTGCCCTTGTGGCGGCGGAGATAGTGGCGCAGGCCCGCGAGTTCGAGGTTCCAACCCCGGCCCACTCCTTCCAGCTCATGGTCCCAAGCCGCCCCGTGTCCGAAGCCAGAATGCACCAACGCGCAGGCAGGTGCCGCCCCCCTCGCCCACCAGGAAAAAGTCGAGGGTGAGCAGGCCGCGGAAGCTGTCGAGCGTGCTGCCTAACAGGCTTGATTTCTGTGAGTTGTGCGACTATGGATCGTTGACCCGGGTGCGGTCGGTCGCTCGTGAGGGCGAGGGGTTCAACCGACCCTCCCCGGGAATCACCTTTGGCCCTCGCTTGCGGAGGTGCGGTGTTGGGACGAGCGGTAGGGGCGGGCCGGCCCAGGGTTCGCGTTCCGGGCTCGCGACGTAGAGAGCCGTGGGATGGACCACGCTGGCTTGTCCGCTCACTGCGGGTGTCCTCCCGAAGCGGCAAGGATCTTTGGCTGTCCCTCGGTGTCGGTTGTTCACTGCTACTCCTTCTCGTCGGCTGTCGTCCCCGAGTCCTCGCGCCGCCGCCCAAGACCATCCTGGCCGTGTTTGCCCACCCTGACGACGAGATCTTCGTCGGTCCGCTTCTGTCGCACTACGCTCGGCGAGGAGCGCGAGTCCGCTTGGCGATCGTGACCGACGGGGAGAAGGGAGCCTCCCCCCGCGCGGGCGTCCCCGCGGGGCCCGAACTAGCCCGCATCCGTGCCGAGGAAGCGCGCTGCTCGTGTCGCGCGCTTGGCATCGAGGCACCAGATCTGCTCGGGTTCAAGGACGGCGAGCTGGGGCGGTTGAGCAATCCACCCGCGGGATATCTCGCCGAGGTGGTGCGAGCGATTCGCAGGCTCTTCGTCCAATTCAGACCGGACGTCGTCATCACTTGGGGCCCGGAGGGTGGCTACGGACACGCGGATCACAGGCTGGTCGGAGCCGTGGTCACCCAGATCGTGCAGGCGGGCGCGAAGGGCGCGCCCGGTCGCTTGCTCTATCCCGGCCTTCCCGTGGACCGCGTTCGCCTTCGCCCCGAGGGGGGATATCCCCATTGGGCGGGCACGGACCCTCGCTTTCTGACCGTCCGCGTGCCCTATGACGCCGCAGACCTGGCCGCCACCCGCCGGGCCTTGTCCTGTCACCGAACCCAGTTTCCTCCCGAACAGATGGAAGTCCTGATGAGCTGGCTGCACGAGACGCTCGACGGGCGTGTCTACCTGCGCCCGTGGTTCGGAGCTCGGATGACTGACGACATCTTCGATGTGGAGCCCTAGACGAAATTCCTAGCGCTCTTGTGACCTCGCGCTCTTGCTCCCCAGGGACCCGCCGGAATCGCCGGGCCTGACCCTCGGTACCCTATAGGGCACGCCTACGGAGAATTGGGCGGCGCTTGGGCCCGGATCTGGCTAATGGCCTCCTCGGCGGCCGGCCGAATGGGATCGAATTTGGAGGCTTCAACCAAGGCGGGTAGGGCTTCCTTCGCGGCGGGGCCAATCTTTCCCAGGGCCTTCGCCGCCCACTGTCGCACACGGCCCTCGCGGTCTTTGAGGGCACGCACAAGCGCCGGCATCGCCTCTTTGGTGTCGGGCCCCATGCCTTCAAGGGCCATGGCGGAGGCCAGCCGGACGTCAAGGTCCGGGTCCGCGAGGGCCAAGGCCAGCGCGGGCACGCCGGCTCTGCCTTTCGAGCCCATCCCCCAGAGGGTGGTCGCTGCCCGCGCCCGCAGCCGCGCGTCCTCGTCCTTGAGGAGCTCGACGAGGGCCGGAACGGCGGGCTCGCCGACGCGGATCAGGGTCAGGTTGGCCTTGCCGCTGACCTCCGGGTCAGAGCTCTTGAGGTCAGCAATGAGGGCGGGAATGTCGGGGCCCGGCTCTTTCCCGCGACAGGCCACGAGAAGGGCGAGGCCGACGAGAAGAGCCCGCGTCGCGGAGGCGGTGACCCTGGGCAGGGGACTGCCGCCGCCCTCCGCCAACCGTGTCGCGCCCTGTACGGGGGAGTCGAAGAGCATTCGGGACCCTAGTCCTTGGCCTCTATGGGCAGGAGCACGTCGGGAACTTGAAGCTCCCGATCCGAGTGGACCAGTTGAAGGAGCCCGTCGTCTTTAGGTACTGGTTCGTGTAGAAGAAGGTGCAGTCATCCGTCGGATCGACAGTGGCCGCCGAGTAGTCGCCCCAGCGGGTAATGCCGCCGGTCTGCGAACCGGAACCCGCGAACAGGGAACCCTCCGCTTGCAGGGTACCCAGCGCGTCGCTGGCGATGCGGCCGGTGTACCGAATGCTCGGGGAGAGGTTGTCACCGGAGACACTGTACCCAAGGAGGATGTTCCCCCGCTGGTCCATGGCCATCGACCCCATCCAGCGGTACGAGGAGTCCGGGGAGTACGTCCCCTGCTGATAGACGGTCGGGGAGCCACCCGGGGTCTTGATCTCGTACCACCGGACGGCCGAGTGCCCACCGACGTCCACCGAATGGTTCACGAGGAGGGAGTCGGAGGTCCCGAAGTTTCGATAGGCCAGGCGGTACATCAACCGATCGGCCAGGGAGTCGAGCTGCCCGCCTCCCGGCTCGGCGATGCAGGTTGCGCCGTTGCACGCCTCGGTGAAGGCGGCCACCGGGATCTGGAGAGGGCCGGTGAAGGTCGACGCTCCCGGAGTCGCCCAATCCACCTGGAACTTCCACAGGTTGAGCGCGGAGAGGCTGGCGTCATCGAAGGCCAAGACGAAGTTCGGGGAGCCGGTCGGAGGAGGAGTCGATCCATCTAGGTCCGCGGGCAAAAGACCGCCGTACTGAGAACCCAGCTGGAAGCACTGCATGGCACCCGGTGTGGCCGAAGCGTCCAGCATCCGGAGGCGATCGAAGGCGCAGACCTTGGCCCCGGCGAAGGTCTGGCCCCCGGAGAAAATATTGAACGTGATGTAGTAGCCGTCGGGCCAGACCCCGACCTTCGGGTAGTCGTTGAAGTCATTGCCGAAGGAGTAAGCAAACCGCCGGTAGGGGCCGGTAGCGTCGGAGGTCGTGGAGACGGCGATGCATTGGGAGTAGGGCGCTGTCTCCACCGCAAACTGAGAAAGAACCCAGCGTTGCGCCGCTTTGTCGTAGAGGGCAATGGCGTCCCCGCTGTTCTCCGTTTCGCAAGGACCGCCGAAGCCCTGCCACAGGGTGCTGCCGTCGGCGGGGCCGTACACGCGGTTCCCGGCCTTGTCGAACACGGCGAAGGCGGTGTTGACCCACTGGACGTATTGGGTAGCCCCCACGGCGCCATTGGTGTCGGGCGGTGCGCCGGTGACCGCGTAGTTGGGCACCCCTACTCCGTCGAAGTTCAGTCTGAGCGTCGCGGCCAGTGGTGCCAACGCTGGGGCTTGGAGGATTAGGTCCTGAAAACGGCCGAGTGGTCGGGGTGGATGGCGATGGGGCAACAGCTTGACGGGATGGTCTGCCCGCTTGCGGGTTACTTGGAGCGGGCGGAGCTTTGAGAGGGAAAGCGACACATCTTGGCGGCTGAGAGCATGGAGGATCGAGCCGACCTTCCGCTCCGACGCCGCACGCGGGGCGAGGGTGCTCGCGAGGCTCAGTGGCCGTTGGAGACCGGTGGGACTCGGGGAAG comes from Vicinamibacteria bacterium and encodes:
- a CDS encoding protein kinase — protein: MLLASRYKVLSPLGKGGMGMVYKAHDVELDEIVAIKVLRPEAATSPGLTKRFRSEIKLARRVSHPNVCRIHEFGKEGPLSYIVMEYVDGVDFKRILRERGRLPPSEAYTVALQIADALHAIHTEGIIHRDLKTPNVMRNTRGIVKLMDFGIAKSFESGATGATATGDVVGTPEYMSPEQAQGGRVDGRSDVYALGIVTFELFTADVPFRSDTPLATLLKQIHDAPPLDERSELPRAVLPVLRKALAKAPQERFQNAREFGEALRRAEGQSSVDVTVASPATPRQAAVAPLLIEETVPMTTPVPTAIPTVIPPSTGTSLSRPSTGTPAPPAPPPAVSRPRALPSQTPTPAYPRAVRVGAAAALGLFVLGAVLWMRGARPVEPPAASPPIDRAGPLVSAVAAPEPSLAATLEAPVPLAPLDKAELLYGDPPRTVTSVAWRPVSGAAVYHLLLDRGPGFSNPLVDRREVHDTTLPLSSLAAGKYYWRVAAVGKDGHEGSFSPTTAFTIARAGPATRPPAAPAVAGNPGPSPTSTPALPAAPPRATTASLPVSGSPAATLPSPGLRDAGVGPQEGAVQTGTLQLLVVPWAEVEVDGSKVGISPPLKPLSLPAGAHAIKLSHPDYLPFRRKVTIHSGETTKLQVDLTKEAFPK
- a CDS encoding PIG-L family deacetylase; the protein is MFAHPDDEIFVGPLLSHYARRGARVRLAIVTDGEKGASPRAGVPAGPELARIRAEEARCSCRALGIEAPDLLGFKDGELGRLSNPPAGYLAEVVRAIRRLFVQFRPDVVITWGPEGGYGHADHRLVGAVVTQIVQAGAKGAPGRLLYPGLPVDRVRLRPEGGYPHWAGTDPRFLTVRVPYDAADLAATRRALSCHRTQFPPEQMEVLMSWLHETLDGRVYLRPWFGARMTDDIFDVEP
- a CDS encoding HEAT repeat domain-containing protein, with the protein product MLFDSPVQGATRLAEGGGSPLPRVTASATRALLVGLALLVACRGKEPGPDIPALIADLKSSDPEVSGKANLTLIRVGEPAVPALVELLKDEDARLRARAATTLWGMGSKGRAGVPALALALADPDLDVRLASAMALEGMGPDTKEAMPALVRALKDREGRVRQWAAKALGKIGPAAKEALPALVEASKFDPIRPAAEEAISQIRAQAPPNSP